The genomic interval CCATCACGGACACTGCAGGGAACGAATTAAGAAATCGCTTCATCTATCTTAAGGATTAGGTTGCTGATCCTTTGTTCGATATCGCCGATCTTCTTATTAAGCTGAGTATCGCTTTGCAGGTACTCGTCAACCAAATTAAGACATGCCAGTACGGCGATTTTGGTGGTTGACGGGAGTGGAAATTCGCGATGGATCTCGCGCATTTTCTTATCTACGATCTCAGCGATTTTCT from bacterium carries:
- a CDS encoding cell division protein ZapA — translated: MKKNEVVVNIFGNEYRVIAEDVDAERIKKIAEIVDKKMREIHREFPLPSTTKIAVLACLNLVDEYLQSDTQLNKKIGDIEQRISNLILKIDEAIS